A single window of Synechocystis sp. PCC 7509 DNA harbors:
- a CDS encoding tyrosine-type recombinase/integrase produces MIFSSGIISAYHFLQHNQLLYVAGLRVSEVTQLQWLSLQPRDVGGQVLVYGKGGKTRAIKLPASLWQELQSMRGDAAIGEPVFTSRKKKGHLKEMQVNRIVKAAAKRVPGLEEVVADTVSPHWLRHAHASHAMDRGAPVHLVKETLGHANIATTGRYLHARPTDSSSLYLES; encoded by the coding sequence ATGATTTTCTCTAGCGGAATTATTTCAGCCTACCATTTTTTGCAACACAACCAGCTACTGTATGTTGCAGGGCTAAGGGTATCAGAAGTGACGCAGTTGCAGTGGTTATCGTTGCAACCAAGGGATGTCGGGGGACAGGTGTTGGTCTACGGGAAAGGCGGTAAAACGCGGGCAATTAAGCTGCCTGCTTCACTTTGGCAAGAATTGCAATCAATGCGGGGTGATGCGGCAATTGGTGAACCAGTGTTTACTAGCCGTAAGAAAAAGGGGCATTTGAAGGAGATGCAGGTCAACCGCATTGTCAAAGCGGCGGCGAAAAGAGTGCCAGGGTTAGAGGAGGTTGTAGCTGACACTGTATCGCCGCACTGGCTGCGTCATGCTCATGCAAGTCACGCAATGGATCGCGGCGCTCCGGTTCACTTGGTCAAAGAAACGCTGGGTCATGCTAATATTGCTACGACTGGGCGTTACCTTCATGCGCGACCAACCGATAGCTCTAGTTTATATTTAGAATCGTGA
- a CDS encoding strawberry notch family protein, translating into MRLSPGGRLVAITANWFSPNNQHWQDLFTNHLEKYGTVGFSCGIQGNVWHKHGVGIETRITVIDRIPTTDTQVIIDECLELPQLLEEISKLPPRTVEVAKQVLAPAKVLSATPSTLERSVQLTFAKATAVIGSELIPADFGEIIDLEYEVIDWDRNTSSLSSGIYEAYEPQTIRIPGTSSHITPLVQSAAMASVTPPKPAYRPKLPRKLITEGILSDAQLESIIYAGNAHEQFLSHWYKVDESLDRVERSLEGESGAIQFRQGYFIGDGTGVGKGRQCCGILLDRWLRGQKKALWFSKSSKLIEDARRDWSALGGSEHDIIPLSKFNQGEAINLTQGIIFSTYATLRTEAKQGKISRVEQLVNWLGKDFAGLIIFDESHAMANALTEKGGRGDTKASMQGVCGLRLQKALPQARVLYLSATGATALANLGYLDRLGLWGGGDTAFKNREDFISSVATGGVAALEVVARDLKALGLYTARSLSYDGVEYEVLEHQLTQAQVDIYDRYAEAYQIIHANIEAAMEATNIVSPVGKTRNSNAKSAAYSAFESTKQRFFNHLLISMKCPTLIKAIEQDLEAGHAVVIQLVSTDEALLDRRLAEIPTSQYNDIQVDVTPREYLFDYLMKAFPVVLHRVWTDGEGVEHSEPATDGDGNPVFCVEAIAQRDELIESLALLPPIPSALDQIVQHFGYEQVAECTGRSKRIVREITSNSDKLVVQKRSANANLAEAQAFQNDQKQILIFSQAGGTGRSYHADKSAKNQRVRRHYLLESGWRADEAIQGLGRTNRSNQKQPPVFVVVSTDVKGEKRFTSTISRRLDSLGALTKGQRQTGGQGLFKEEDNLESDYAKASLRQLYTAIFHGQIEGFSLGKFLAVTGLKLVTEENTLKEDLPPITQFLNRCLAMPIADQKRLFEELESRIESRIEQAISAGVYEVGIETLRSEGFRVLERTVVYQHPRTLALSHAVKIEQKQKAKITSLDAALATAKLQDGQFYINAKSGAVAVISSTNSLINDDGSFVPRVNLLRPLGNKKLCVEDFENSEWNVASLEEFTCTWNQEIQDMPEFTYSTFYLITGLLLPIWKKLDPTLMRVYRLQTDDGEQLLGRVLNTASMSRIASQFGIKCSMSDQEIYQSLIEHKQKVNLTENLTLVNSLVAGEHRIEIIGFQGKSELDFLKSLGAFGEIIQWKARAFIPTKTEVALEVIKKIGCVAKNGRLK; encoded by the coding sequence ATGCGATTGTCTCCCGGTGGTCGATTGGTGGCAATTACTGCCAACTGGTTTAGTCCCAACAATCAACACTGGCAAGATTTGTTTACTAATCATCTAGAAAAATATGGCACGGTAGGATTTTCTTGCGGGATTCAAGGGAACGTTTGGCATAAGCATGGCGTTGGGATTGAAACTAGGATTACGGTAATCGACCGGATTCCTACTACTGATACACAAGTTATTATTGACGAATGTTTAGAATTGCCTCAATTACTAGAGGAAATTTCCAAGCTACCACCTAGAACTGTAGAAGTTGCAAAACAAGTTTTAGCACCAGCTAAGGTTTTGTCTGCAACGCCAAGTACATTAGAGCGCTCCGTACAGCTAACTTTTGCTAAAGCAACAGCAGTTATTGGGTCAGAGCTAATTCCCGCAGATTTTGGAGAAATTATCGACCTAGAGTACGAAGTAATTGACTGGGATAGAAACACTTCGTCGTTAAGTTCGGGGATTTATGAAGCCTACGAGCCGCAAACCATCCGTATTCCAGGGACGAGTTCTCATATTACGCCCTTGGTGCAATCGGCGGCAATGGCTTCGGTAACTCCCCCAAAACCTGCCTACCGCCCCAAGTTGCCTCGAAAACTAATCACCGAAGGCATCCTTTCTGATGCTCAGTTAGAGTCTATTATCTACGCGGGTAATGCTCACGAGCAATTTCTCTCTCACTGGTACAAAGTTGACGAGTCTTTGGATCGGGTAGAGCGCTCTTTGGAGGGAGAATCTGGGGCTATTCAATTTCGCCAAGGGTATTTTATTGGCGATGGTACAGGAGTTGGTAAAGGTCGCCAATGCTGCGGTATTTTGCTAGATCGATGGCTGCGCGGTCAAAAGAAAGCACTTTGGTTTTCTAAATCAAGTAAGTTAATTGAAGACGCAAGGCGCGACTGGTCTGCGTTAGGGGGCAGCGAACATGACATTATTCCTTTGTCCAAGTTTAATCAAGGTGAAGCAATAAATTTAACTCAAGGGATTATTTTTAGTACCTACGCAACTCTCCGAACTGAAGCAAAGCAAGGTAAGATTTCACGAGTCGAGCAGCTTGTAAATTGGTTGGGCAAAGATTTTGCAGGACTAATAATATTTGACGAATCCCACGCAATGGCCAACGCCCTTACCGAAAAAGGCGGTCGCGGTGATACGAAAGCCTCAATGCAAGGTGTCTGTGGTTTAAGACTCCAAAAAGCTTTACCCCAGGCACGAGTGCTTTATCTAAGCGCAACAGGTGCTACGGCACTTGCCAACTTAGGTTATTTAGATAGGCTGGGTTTGTGGGGTGGGGGAGATACCGCGTTTAAGAACCGCGAAGATTTTATTAGCAGTGTGGCAACTGGTGGAGTTGCCGCCCTCGAAGTCGTCGCTCGTGACCTTAAAGCTTTGGGACTGTATACTGCCCGGAGCCTTTCTTATGATGGAGTCGAGTACGAGGTATTGGAGCATCAACTGACCCAAGCCCAAGTTGATATTTATGACCGTTACGCTGAGGCTTATCAAATTATTCACGCCAATATTGAGGCAGCAATGGAAGCCACTAATATTGTTTCCCCTGTCGGTAAAACTCGAAATTCTAACGCCAAATCAGCCGCTTATTCTGCCTTCGAGTCTACTAAGCAACGATTCTTTAACCACCTGCTAATTTCAATGAAATGCCCAACTCTGATTAAAGCTATTGAGCAAGATTTGGAAGCTGGTCACGCTGTAGTTATTCAGCTTGTTTCTACCGACGAAGCGCTATTAGACCGAAGACTTGCCGAAATTCCCACGTCTCAGTACAACGACATTCAAGTGGATGTTACGCCTAGAGAATACCTGTTCGACTACCTGATGAAAGCTTTTCCGGTAGTGCTGCATCGAGTTTGGACAGACGGAGAAGGGGTAGAGCATTCCGAGCCTGCTACTGACGGCGATGGCAACCCAGTCTTCTGCGTTGAGGCGATCGCGCAAAGAGACGAATTGATTGAGTCTTTAGCTTTATTGCCGCCAATTCCATCGGCTTTAGACCAAATTGTGCAGCACTTTGGTTACGAACAAGTAGCAGAATGTACTGGGCGAAGCAAGCGGATCGTCAGGGAAATTACAAGTAATAGCGACAAACTTGTAGTTCAAAAGCGTAGCGCTAACGCAAATTTAGCAGAAGCTCAAGCGTTTCAAAACGACCAAAAGCAAATTCTAATTTTCTCCCAGGCTGGCGGTACAGGTCGCTCTTACCACGCTGATAAGAGTGCCAAAAACCAGAGGGTAAGAAGACATTACTTGCTGGAATCTGGTTGGAGAGCGGACGAGGCTATCCAAGGGCTGGGACGTACTAACCGGAGTAATCAAAAGCAACCTCCGGTATTTGTGGTCGTCTCTACAGATGTTAAGGGCGAAAAGCGTTTTACTTCTACGATTTCTCGGCGGTTGGACTCTCTTGGAGCTTTAACTAAAGGTCAGAGGCAAACTGGAGGTCAAGGTTTATTTAAGGAGGAAGATAACCTAGAGAGCGATTATGCGAAGGCTTCTTTGCGCCAATTGTACACTGCTATCTTTCACGGTCAAATTGAGGGCTTTAGTTTAGGAAAATTCTTGGCTGTAACAGGTTTAAAGCTAGTAACGGAGGAAAACACTCTCAAGGAAGATTTACCCCCAATCACCCAATTTCTCAATCGCTGTCTGGCAATGCCGATTGCCGACCAAAAGCGCCTCTTTGAGGAATTAGAGTCACGGATTGAGTCTAGAATCGAACAAGCGATTAGCGCTGGAGTTTACGAGGTTGGAATTGAAACGTTGCGTTCAGAAGGTTTTCGCGTTCTTGAACGTACTGTAGTTTACCAGCATCCTCGTACTCTTGCTTTAAGTCACGCCGTCAAAATTGAGCAAAAACAAAAGGCAAAAATTACTTCCCTCGATGCTGCTTTAGCAACAGCTAAGTTACAGGATGGTCAATTTTATATCAACGCAAAATCTGGGGCGGTTGCAGTAATATCGTCCACTAATAGCTTAATAAATGATGACGGCAGTTTTGTTCCCCGCGTCAATTTACTGCGCCCTTTGGGAAATAAAAAGCTATGCGTTGAAGATTTTGAGAATTCTGAATGGAATGTTGCTTCTCTTGAGGAATTCACTTGTACTTGGAATCAAGAAATCCAAGATATGCCTGAGTTTACTTACAGCACTTTCTACTTAATCACGGGACTACTACTGCCCATTTGGAAAAAGCTCGATCCTACTCTTATGCGGGTGTATCGACTACAAACCGATGATGGTGAACAACTGCTTGGACGAGTTCTCAATACCGCTAGTATGTCTAGGATTGCCTCTCAATTTGGAATAAAGTGTTCGATGAGCGATCAGGAGATTTATCAATCACTTATCGAACATAAGCAAAAAGTTAATTTAACAGAGAATCTAACTTTAGTTAATAGTCTAGTTGCGGGGGAACATCGAATTGAAATAATTGGTTTTCAAGGAAAAAGCGAACTTGACTTCCTTAAGTCTCTAGGAGCTTTTGGCGAAATTATCCAGTGGAAGGCAAGGGCTTTTATTCCAACCAAAACTGAAGTTGCCTTAGAAGTTATCAAGAAAATTGGTTGTGTTGCAAAAAATGGTAGGCTGAAATAA
- a CDS encoding helix-turn-helix domain-containing protein has product MQKLKKCHEHTVRATIRRWQADGLSGLWEAPGRGAKRKWSETDLQYLEQCLEKEGRTYNSLQLAHKLSQERQVKLSPDRLRHLLQKRASSGNAHGTVIEPNKILSSNYSNKLS; this is encoded by the coding sequence TTGCAGAAATTAAAGAAGTGTCATGAGCATACCGTAAGAGCCACAATTCGGCGCTGGCAAGCAGATGGGTTAAGTGGTTTGTGGGAAGCGCCAGGGCGCGGAGCAAAGCGTAAATGGTCAGAAACAGACTTACAATACTTAGAGCAGTGTTTGGAGAAAGAAGGGCGCACATATAACAGTCTCCAACTAGCGCACAAGTTATCCCAGGAGAGACAGGTAAAATTAAGTCCTGACCGCTTGCGACATTTGTTGCAAAAAAGGGCTTCAAGTGGAAACGCACACGGCACAGTCATCGAGCCAAACAAAATCTTGAGTTCAAACTACTCAAACAAGCTCAGTTAG
- a CDS encoding helix-turn-helix domain-containing protein has translation MPAPIRIVLTEEEDRTLLELRVATSVPQRTRDRAHMLRLNAQGWNTPAIAEIKEVS, from the coding sequence ATGCCTGCTCCCATCCGGATAGTTTTGACAGAGGAAGAAGACCGTACACTATTGGAATTGCGAGTAGCCACCAGTGTGCCACAGAGGACAAGAGATCGCGCCCATATGTTGCGCCTAAACGCGCAGGGGTGGAATACGCCTGCAATTGCAGAAATTAAAGAAGTGTCATGA
- a CDS encoding Dabb family protein — translation MPQVHHMVLLKFKQDLNDTTIAEVLQAVEELKHSIPGIDYCSSGAYSSPEGFNKGFTHGFLTTFESAAARDFYLPHPKHELVKNALFAILEDAVAFDFVAE, via the coding sequence ATGCCTCAAGTTCATCACATGGTGCTGCTCAAATTTAAGCAAGATTTGAATGATACGACGATCGCTGAAGTTCTGCAAGCAGTTGAGGAATTAAAGCATTCTATTCCTGGAATTGATTACTGTTCTAGCGGTGCTTATTCCAGTCCTGAAGGATTTAACAAAGGCTTTACGCATGGCTTTCTCACAACCTTTGAAAGCGCAGCAGCACGCGATTTCTATCTACCGCATCCCAAGCACGAACTTGTTAAAAACGCCTTGTTTGCTATTCTCGAAGACGCTGTTGCATTTGATTTTGTTGCTGAGTGA
- a CDS encoding alkaline phosphatase PhoX produces the protein MSFSRRKFLTLAGTTAAGVTMVSPLEAFYAKVAQGQVATGIGFGSLEPKLPVNAAELANTVVGDLSKEALLALPPGFNYRAISIVGQPMSDGTLVPAGHDGMAAFPGPGNTTILVRNHELSTSLPPNYNYPVSGSPRYSSSALGGTTTLMLGPNREVIKHFASLAGTRTNCAGGLTPWGTWISCEETFSTTTSNGNTVKHGYNFEVIADPNTGLVTPVPLTAMGRFSHEAVAVDPNTGYIYETEDRGDSCFYRFVPAVGRPTSPGQLTEGGNLYALKIRGSSVPVNTTNNPTQGGQLGAIQPGVPMPVEWVAIDNPDPVSENRLGNITAGEVGVRYQAQLKGAAIFFRGEGAWYGNGLVYFVATQAGPPASGSTNGRGNGQVWAYNPSNETLTLLVEAASSGELLDEPDNVTVTPFGDLLLCEDSSDDFQYLVGVNPQGELYQFAKNVLFAGVTNDPAKEAFVGNEFAGACFSPDGRTLFVNIQTPGITFAIWGPWNRKRS, from the coding sequence ATGTCGTTTTCACGACGCAAGTTTCTAACCCTAGCTGGCACAACGGCGGCTGGCGTAACAATGGTTTCTCCTTTGGAAGCTTTTTATGCCAAGGTTGCCCAAGGTCAAGTTGCAACAGGTATTGGTTTTGGTTCATTAGAGCCTAAGCTTCCTGTCAATGCTGCCGAACTAGCGAACACCGTTGTTGGCGACTTAAGTAAAGAAGCCTTACTGGCGCTTCCCCCAGGTTTTAACTACCGCGCTATCTCAATTGTTGGTCAACCAATGAGTGATGGCACTCTTGTCCCCGCAGGTCACGACGGCATGGCAGCATTTCCCGGCCCAGGCAATACGACAATCCTAGTTCGCAACCATGAACTAAGCACTTCCTTGCCTCCCAATTATAACTATCCGGTTTCTGGTTCGCCAAGATATTCAAGTTCCGCCTTGGGTGGAACGACAACTCTGATGCTCGGACCTAACCGCGAAGTCATCAAGCATTTTGCCTCTTTAGCAGGAACGAGGACGAACTGTGCAGGGGGACTAACACCCTGGGGTACTTGGATTAGTTGCGAAGAAACCTTCTCTACCACTACTAGCAATGGCAATACAGTTAAGCACGGCTACAATTTTGAGGTTATTGCCGACCCCAATACAGGATTAGTAACTCCAGTTCCGCTCACAGCGATGGGACGTTTCAGCCACGAGGCTGTAGCAGTAGACCCCAATACTGGATACATTTACGAAACCGAAGATCGTGGTGATAGCTGTTTTTATAGATTTGTCCCAGCAGTAGGTAGACCAACTTCCCCCGGACAGTTAACTGAAGGCGGTAATCTTTATGCTCTAAAGATTAGAGGCTCAAGCGTGCCTGTAAATACAACTAACAACCCAACTCAAGGCGGTCAACTCGGAGCTATCCAGCCTGGAGTACCAATGCCTGTGGAGTGGGTTGCCATCGATAATCCCGACCCAGTATCAGAAAATAGACTTGGCAATATTACCGCAGGTGAAGTTGGAGTCCGCTATCAAGCGCAGTTAAAAGGTGCAGCTATTTTCTTTCGGGGTGAGGGAGCTTGGTACGGCAATGGGTTAGTTTATTTTGTGGCGACTCAAGCTGGGCCTCCAGCCTCCGGTAGCACTAATGGTCGCGGTAACGGACAAGTTTGGGCTTACAACCCTTCAAATGAAACCTTGACCCTTTTAGTTGAAGCCGCTTCTAGTGGCGAATTGCTAGATGAACCTGATAACGTGACGGTTACTCCTTTCGGCGACCTGTTGCTTTGCGAAGATAGCAGCGACGATTTCCAATATCTTGTTGGTGTTAACCCACAGGGCGAACTTTATCAATTTGCTAAGAATGTTCTTTTTGCTGGAGTAACTAACGACCCAGCAAAGGAAGCATTTGTCGGTAATGAATTTGCTGGTGCTTGCTTCTCACCGGATGGCAGAACACTTTTTGTCAATATCCAGACCCCCGGTATTACCTTTGCTATTTGGGGCCCCTGGAATAGAAAACGCAGCTAA
- a CDS encoding bifunctional diguanylate cyclase/phosphodiesterase — protein MRPNTALGFIMAGLSLKLRLPTKERGRGVYAFWRELIGLGCSILVFLLGGLTLIEYFFRWDLHIDQLLFIQTTAPDSFGTIAPGRMAFSTALGFVICGLSLILLKVKGQKIQILAQGLTLVPALLGSMTLIGYAYGATALIGIVFLATMALHTAVTFIILSIGIVLTAPNHTLVRTILADTVGGVTARRLLPSTIIIPLVLGWLCLQGQKTGLFGTEFGVALLVLSNIITFAVLVWWNARILNQMDRKRKQAELTVLKAYDDLENRVSERTEELEVANVLLQAEIIERRQAEEALRHSEERYRCLTLATTQIIWTNSADGRMIGEQPSWSTFTGQTYEKYQNFGWSATIHPEDLEHTLASWNKAVSTQSLCEMEHRVCRHDGEYRYCSVRAAPVLNADGSIREWVGAHTDITERKRAEVALRESEQRLAWHSRHDGLTGLINRWEFEQHLEQTLYSAKTHNQQHSLCFLDLDQFKIVNDTCGHAAGDELLRQVTALLQKQVRATDTLARLGGDEFGLLLNLCPLSQSLRIANALRQSLQEFRFSWQDKTFTIGVSIGLVSINADSLDLSNVLSAADMACYAAKNAGRNRVHQYQADDQDLAIRHGQMQWISRLTKALQFNSFCLYYQPIIPLALAESQGKHYEVLLRLQDEPGKLVPPMAFIPAAERYNLMHLIDRWVISTFFASLDQHCQETGSSCLELCCSNMYAINLSGASINDESFIDFLEQQFSLYSVPPQVICFEITETVAITNLSQAGKLICKLKQLGCRFALDDFGSGMSSFAYLKNLPVDYLKIDGEFIKDIVEDPMDLALTQAINQVGHAMGIQTIAEFVENDHILKKITALGIDYAQGYGIAKPQPLQFN, from the coding sequence ATGAGACCAAATACAGCACTGGGATTCATAATGGCAGGTCTATCATTAAAGTTACGATTGCCTACGAAAGAGCGCGGTAGAGGTGTGTATGCTTTCTGGAGAGAATTAATTGGCTTAGGATGCTCGATTTTGGTGTTCCTGCTGGGAGGATTAACGCTTATTGAGTATTTTTTCAGGTGGGACTTGCACATCGACCAATTGTTATTTATCCAAACCACCGCTCCCGATAGTTTTGGTACTATTGCCCCTGGACGGATGGCGTTTAGTACCGCTCTAGGCTTTGTAATATGCGGTTTGTCTTTAATCCTGTTAAAAGTAAAAGGGCAAAAAATTCAGATATTGGCACAAGGGTTGACCCTTGTGCCAGCTTTGCTCGGCTCAATGACATTGATTGGTTATGCCTATGGTGCTACAGCTTTAATCGGGATTGTTTTCCTAGCGACGATGGCTTTGCACACAGCCGTTACCTTTATTATTCTCTCGATTGGCATTGTCCTAACTGCTCCAAACCATACCTTAGTTCGGACAATTTTGGCAGATACGGTGGGAGGAGTGACGGCACGGCGTTTGTTGCCATCTACTATTATTATTCCCTTAGTGCTTGGTTGGTTATGTTTGCAAGGTCAAAAAACTGGACTATTTGGCACAGAATTTGGTGTAGCGCTGCTGGTGCTGTCTAACATTATTACCTTTGCTGTCTTAGTCTGGTGGAACGCCAGAATATTAAATCAGATGGACAGGAAGCGTAAGCAGGCAGAGTTGACGGTCTTAAAAGCATATGATGATTTAGAAAACCGAGTTAGCGAACGAACTGAAGAACTAGAAGTCGCAAATGTACTTCTGCAAGCAGAGATTATTGAGCGTAGACAGGCGGAGGAAGCTTTGCGACATAGTGAAGAACGGTATCGTTGTTTAACGCTAGCAACTACACAAATTATTTGGACTAACAGTGCGGACGGAAGAATGATTGGAGAGCAGCCTAGCTGGAGTACCTTCACTGGTCAAACCTATGAAAAGTATCAGAATTTTGGCTGGTCAGCAACTATACATCCGGAGGACTTAGAGCATACTCTAGCTAGCTGGAATAAAGCTGTCTCAACTCAAAGCTTATGCGAAATGGAACACCGCGTGTGCCGCCACGACGGAGAATATAGGTATTGTTCTGTCCGTGCGGCACCAGTTCTCAACGCTGATGGTAGTATCCGTGAGTGGGTGGGGGCGCATACTGATATCACAGAGCGGAAGCGAGCGGAAGTTGCTCTGCGGGAGAGCGAGCAGCGTTTAGCTTGGCACAGTCGCCATGACGGGTTGACAGGATTAATAAATCGATGGGAATTTGAGCAGCATTTGGAACAGACCCTCTACAGTGCTAAAACTCATAATCAACAGCATTCACTGTGTTTTCTGGATTTAGATCAGTTCAAGATTGTCAATGACACCTGCGGTCATGCCGCAGGAGATGAACTACTACGTCAAGTTACTGCTTTGCTCCAAAAGCAGGTGCGTGCCACCGATACTCTTGCCCGTTTAGGCGGCGATGAATTTGGTCTATTGCTAAATCTTTGTCCCTTAAGTCAGTCACTGCGTATTGCTAATGCGCTGCGTCAAAGTCTCCAAGAATTTCGGTTTAGTTGGCAAGACAAAACTTTTACGATTGGGGTGAGCATTGGTTTAGTTAGCATTAATGCCGATAGCTTAGACCTATCTAACGTTTTGAGTGCGGCGGACATGGCTTGTTATGCAGCTAAGAATGCTGGGCGTAATCGCGTACACCAATATCAAGCTGACGACCAGGATTTGGCAATTAGGCATGGTCAAATGCAATGGATATCTCGGCTGACTAAAGCTTTGCAGTTTAATTCTTTTTGCCTTTATTACCAACCAATTATCCCCTTGGCTCTAGCCGAGTCCCAAGGGAAGCATTACGAAGTCTTGCTACGTCTCCAGGATGAACCTGGTAAGTTAGTGCCGCCAATGGCGTTTATTCCGGCGGCAGAACGCTATAACTTAATGCATCTCATTGACCGTTGGGTCATCAGTACGTTCTTTGCTAGTCTTGACCAGCACTGTCAGGAAACTGGGTCATCTTGCCTAGAACTGTGCTGTTCTAATATGTACGCCATTAACCTCTCTGGGGCAAGTATCAATGATGAATCTTTCATTGACTTCTTAGAGCAGCAGTTCTCCTTATACTCTGTCCCCCCCCAAGTAATTTGCTTTGAAATTACTGAAACTGTCGCTATTACTAACTTAAGCCAGGCAGGTAAGCTAATTTGCAAACTCAAGCAGCTTGGTTGTCGTTTCGCTTTAGATGACTTTGGTAGTGGTATGTCTTCTTTTGCTTACCTCAAAAATCTACCAGTAGATTATTTGAAAATTGATGGCGAATTTATCAAGGACATTGTTGAAGATCCAATGGATTTAGCACTGACCCAAGCAATCAACCAAGTTGGTCATGCCATGGGAATTCAGACTATTGCGGAGTTTGTTGAAAATGATCATATCTTGAAGAAAATCACCGCCCTTGGCATAGATTATGCCCAAGGCTACGGCATTGCTAAACCACAGCCTCTTCAATTTAACTGA